Proteins from a single region of Phyllopteryx taeniolatus isolate TA_2022b chromosome 10, UOR_Ptae_1.2, whole genome shotgun sequence:
- the LOC133484571 gene encoding protein INSYN2B isoform X1: MGRRVADPTNPVPALGVPLTLGRWGPPCSVAVQTSPGPRTLPSVERHVGRAADPRRALAVATSAADTAEVTRSDGDGLPLSKETSQNEINNLTQDDIGSQGSGSDLVYCQIKMIRTNPTDSKGKRISKYANGSVVGSDMLGGVCTEAPEVEEESQDKRRLQSLREERQRSLFKTGGVRTTVHAAPPRPCRTATASSPQLCGTCGRKRSPLTQCTGACRRRAAPQISSNPARKQSALQNHARKESALDARNRDASVKSSQIPQLSHTIPKAHSSHSSRAAPAQNQTKNQQARPHSAEFTHCKDTATQTADTHTRRTAALTDSPTTTEPSLADKHRRCKSQRPSLNSTAPEPSPRADIKCSSPPALPAKNSPKSAVPKPSGLVDPDKNTQPEPNSSKETKVKNSTKQKSKSFDDHTQSCKTHKAAQCNGAPAGLPAGSAPRGLESKLQCVEDSLVSNQEKIKVLLNVILDLEKSKAFSEGRSSYRTGQDINNCPTCQKTACIIYSVEHDFRQQEGRFRGVMESLEGEYDVPAPPLAKAALAASQADRPGAKARVKKLRKKCFWWL, encoded by the exons ATGGGCAGGAGGGTGGCCGACCCCACCAATCCCGTGCCCGCGCTTGGGGTCCCTCTGACGTTGGGACGATGGGGCCCGCCGTGCAGCGTCGCCGTGCAGACGTCTCCCGGACCGCGGACTCTCCCTTCCGTCGAACGACACGTCGGCCGAGCGGCCGACCCGCGGCGAGCCCTCGCCGTGGCGACAAGCGCAGCAGACACAGCGGAAGTCACCAGGAGTGACGGCGACGGTCTGCCGCTGTCCAAGGAGACGTCGCAGAACGAAATCAACAACCTGACGCAGGACGACATCGGGTCACAAGGGTCGGGCAGCGATCTGGTTTACTGCCAGATAAAAATGATACGGACGAATCCGACAGACTCTAAAGGGAAAAGGATATCGAAGTACGCCAATGGCAGCGTGGTGGGGTCTGATATGTTGGGAGGCGTCTGCACTGAGGCCCCAGAAGTCGAGGAAGAGAGCCAAGACAAAAGAAGGCTGCAATCTCTTCGTGAGGAGCGACAACGTTCTTTGTTCAAGACGGGGGGCGTTCGCACAACCGTTCACGCCGCTCCGCCTCGGCCCTGTCGGACGGCGACCGCCTCCTCGCCGCAGCTGTGCGGAACGTGTGGGAGAAAGCGGTCGCCGCTCACCCAGTGCACAGGCGCTTGTCGCAGAAGGGCCGCACCTCAAATATCGTCCAACCCTGCACGGAAGCAGAGCGCGCTCCAGAACCACGCGAGAAAGGAGTCGGCTTTGGACGCCAGGAACCGAGACGCGTCGGTGAAAAGCAGTCAAATCCCGCAGTTGTCACACACGATACCGAAAGCGCACAGTTCACACTCCAGCCGCGCGGCACCCGCTCAGAATCAAACAAAGAATCAGCAGGCGAGGCCGCATTCTGCAGAGTTTACACACTGCAAGGACACGGCCACACAGACAgctgacacacacactcgcagGACGGCAGCGCTAACGGACTCACCCACGACGACAGAACCATCGTTAGCAGACAAACACAGGCGGTGTAAAAGCCAGCGTCCAAGTTTAAACTCCACAGCTCCAGAACCTTCTCCTCGTGCAGATATCAAATGTAGCAGCCCTCCAGCTCTCCCTGCAAAAAACTCCCCCAAATCTGCCGTCCCCAAACCATCCGGTCTCGTAGACCccgacaaaaacacacagcccGAACCAAACTCCTCCAAAGAGACAAAAGTGAAGAACTCTACCAAACAGAAGAGCAAATCTTTCGATGACCACACTCAGTCTTGTAAGACTCATAAAGCGGCGCAATGTAACGGCGCTCCAGCGGGACTCCCGGCTGGGAGCGCACCTCGCGGCCTGGAAAGCAAATTGCAGTGTGTGGAGGACAGCCTCGTGTCCAATCAGGAGAAGATCAAGGTGCTCCTCAACGTCATCCTCGACCTGGAGAAGAGCAAGGCCTTCAGCGAAGG CCGCAGCTCCTACAGGACGGGTCAGGACATCAACAACTGTCCCACCTGCCAGAAGACAGCTTGCATCATCTACAG TGTGGAGCATGACTTCCGCCAGCAGGAGGGCCGCTTCCGGGGGGTGATGGAGTCCCTGGAGGGAGAGTACGACGTGCCCGCGCCGCCGCTCGCCAAAGCCGCGCTGGCCGCTTCCCAGGCCGACCGGCCCGGCGCCAAGGCCCGCGTCAAGAAGCTCCGCAAAAAGTGTTTCTGGTGGCTCTGA
- the LOC133484571 gene encoding protein INSYN2B isoform X2: MGRRVADPTNPVPALGVPLTLGRWGPPCSVAVQTSPGPRTLPSVERHVGRAADPRRALAVATSAADTAEVTRSDGDGLPLSKETSQNEINNLTQDDIGSQGSGSDLVYCQIKMIRTNPTDSKGKRISKYANGSVVGSDMLGGVCTEAPEVEEESQDKRRLQSLREERQRSLFKTGGVRTTVHAAPPRPCRTATASSPQLCGTCGRKRSPLTQCTGACRRRAAPQISSNPARKQSALQNHARKESALDARNRDASVKSSQIPQLSHTIPKAHSSHSSRAAPAQNQTKNQQARPHSAEFTHCKDTATQTADTHTRRTAALTDSPTTTEPSLADKHRRCKSQRPSLNSTAPEPSPRADIKCSSPPALPAKNSPKSAVPKPSGLVDPDKNTQPEPNSSKETKVKNSTKQKSKSFDDHTQSCKTHKAAQCNGAPAGLPAGSAPRGLESKLQCVEDSLVSNQEKIKVLLNVILDLEKSKAFSEGRSSYRTGQDINNCPTCQKTACIIYSACPR; the protein is encoded by the exons ATGGGCAGGAGGGTGGCCGACCCCACCAATCCCGTGCCCGCGCTTGGGGTCCCTCTGACGTTGGGACGATGGGGCCCGCCGTGCAGCGTCGCCGTGCAGACGTCTCCCGGACCGCGGACTCTCCCTTCCGTCGAACGACACGTCGGCCGAGCGGCCGACCCGCGGCGAGCCCTCGCCGTGGCGACAAGCGCAGCAGACACAGCGGAAGTCACCAGGAGTGACGGCGACGGTCTGCCGCTGTCCAAGGAGACGTCGCAGAACGAAATCAACAACCTGACGCAGGACGACATCGGGTCACAAGGGTCGGGCAGCGATCTGGTTTACTGCCAGATAAAAATGATACGGACGAATCCGACAGACTCTAAAGGGAAAAGGATATCGAAGTACGCCAATGGCAGCGTGGTGGGGTCTGATATGTTGGGAGGCGTCTGCACTGAGGCCCCAGAAGTCGAGGAAGAGAGCCAAGACAAAAGAAGGCTGCAATCTCTTCGTGAGGAGCGACAACGTTCTTTGTTCAAGACGGGGGGCGTTCGCACAACCGTTCACGCCGCTCCGCCTCGGCCCTGTCGGACGGCGACCGCCTCCTCGCCGCAGCTGTGCGGAACGTGTGGGAGAAAGCGGTCGCCGCTCACCCAGTGCACAGGCGCTTGTCGCAGAAGGGCCGCACCTCAAATATCGTCCAACCCTGCACGGAAGCAGAGCGCGCTCCAGAACCACGCGAGAAAGGAGTCGGCTTTGGACGCCAGGAACCGAGACGCGTCGGTGAAAAGCAGTCAAATCCCGCAGTTGTCACACACGATACCGAAAGCGCACAGTTCACACTCCAGCCGCGCGGCACCCGCTCAGAATCAAACAAAGAATCAGCAGGCGAGGCCGCATTCTGCAGAGTTTACACACTGCAAGGACACGGCCACACAGACAgctgacacacacactcgcagGACGGCAGCGCTAACGGACTCACCCACGACGACAGAACCATCGTTAGCAGACAAACACAGGCGGTGTAAAAGCCAGCGTCCAAGTTTAAACTCCACAGCTCCAGAACCTTCTCCTCGTGCAGATATCAAATGTAGCAGCCCTCCAGCTCTCCCTGCAAAAAACTCCCCCAAATCTGCCGTCCCCAAACCATCCGGTCTCGTAGACCccgacaaaaacacacagcccGAACCAAACTCCTCCAAAGAGACAAAAGTGAAGAACTCTACCAAACAGAAGAGCAAATCTTTCGATGACCACACTCAGTCTTGTAAGACTCATAAAGCGGCGCAATGTAACGGCGCTCCAGCGGGACTCCCGGCTGGGAGCGCACCTCGCGGCCTGGAAAGCAAATTGCAGTGTGTGGAGGACAGCCTCGTGTCCAATCAGGAGAAGATCAAGGTGCTCCTCAACGTCATCCTCGACCTGGAGAAGAGCAAGGCCTTCAGCGAAGG CCGCAGCTCCTACAGGACGGGTCAGGACATCAACAACTGTCCCACCTGCCAGAAGACAGCTTGCATCATCTACAG